The genomic region ATTCTTCGGTGTAATCGGATAATCTACGGCTTCATGGATAAGTTCAATGCCGCTCACTTGAATTTCATAGCCAAGCGGAGATCGTGCATCCTCAACTATGGTTCCTGTCACATACAACGAAGACTCCTGTGTAAGCTGCTTCTTAGCTAAATCAAAAACATCTTCTTCTACATCAGATTTCACTACAACTCCCTGAATAAAACCTGTCCCATCACGAAGCTGCAAAAAGGCAATTTTTCCACTGGAGCGCTTATTGGCAAGCCACGCTCCAATTGTTACTTGTTCTCCTACATGTTTATATACTTGATTGATTGTCGTCTTCATGACGCTTCCTCCTATTTAAACGGTTTGATGTTTTGCGATAAAACGTTTGATACGTTTAGCTGCTTCTTCAAGCTGATCTAAAGAGGTTGCATAGGATAAACGAACATTTTCAGGTGCTCCGAAACCTGATCCCGGAACTAATGCAACCTTCTCCTCTTCAAGAAGGGCTTCCACCCAGTCAAAAACATCATCATAACCACAGGCTGCTGCGGCCTCTTTGACATTTGGAAACAGATAAAAGGCGCCTTTAGGTTTTACACAGCTGACACCTGGTAAATCGGTTACCCACTGATACAGTTTCTCCAATCTCTCTCCGAATGCTTCTTTCATCTTATTTACTTCCTCTTCAGAAGCAGAATAAGCTGCAAGAGCTCCATACTGCGAAATAGACGTAGGGTTGGAGGTGGAATGGGAAGCAAGGTTTGTCATTGCTTTTATGATCGTTTCATTCCCGGCTGCATATCCAATTCTCCATCCTGTCATGGAATGAGACTTGGAGACCCCATTGATAATAACGGTTAATTCTTTAAGTTTATCTGACAGTTGTGCAATCGACATGTGGTGATGACCGCCATATATTAACTTTTCGTAAATTTCATCAGAAACAATGGTT from Virgibacillus sp. MSP4-1 harbors:
- a CDS encoding pyridoxal phosphate-dependent aminotransferase: MELAERVQSLTPSSTLAITAKAKALKKEGHDVIGLAAGEPDFNTPEHIIQAAKKAMDEGRTKYTPSGGLPELKQQIQNKFKRDQNLEYRENELIVTIGAKHALFTLFQVLLNPGDEVIVPTPYWVSYPEQIKLAQGKPVFVEAQEDKEFKLTPEQVEQAITDKTKAIIINSPSNPTGVIYSKEELQAIGDVCLKHNITIVSDEIYEKLIYGGHHHMSIAQLSDKLKELTVIINGVSKSHSMTGWRIGYAAGNETIIKAMTNLASHSTSNPTSISQYGALAAYSASEEEVNKMKEAFGERLEKLYQWVTDLPGVSCVKPKGAFYLFPNVKEAAAACGYDDVFDWVEALLEEEKVALVPGSGFGAPENVRLSYATSLDQLEEAAKRIKRFIAKHQTV